One segment of Oscillospiraceae bacterium MB08-C2-2 DNA contains the following:
- the cas8c gene encoding type I-C CRISPR-associated protein Cas8c/Csd1 has protein sequence MRTLYQTYQENIHMAGKPVEGVPLSLVAHMTANAQIEISIDSQGIFCGAHDLTKEQGKTIIPVTEASASRSSGDAPHPLCDTLSYIAGDFAQYLSDSKAAGKVERKFEKYLAALEGWVQSPYTHPKIQAIHRYIAQKQMVQDLIGSGVLEAADGKLLEKKVSSTVYEKALVRFRVIDSSPQAVWEDETLFDCYIKYYATSQEGRRDICYLSGEEAVISGIHPKGIVAASYGAKLISANDSTNFTYRGRFETAEQASAIGYEATQKVHSALTWLAARQGVVAGTKEKRTYICWNPNGKKVPDLEDPFGLEDDSEPRSYTEEEYKQRLIDALSGYQNTLEHNDEIVIMGLDAATTGRLSIVYYNELRGSDFYNRLMDWGLTCRWYFTAFTADKKPTTTTLTPLTKQIVRCAFGTERGRFLETDDKVMKEQYQRLIYCMLDQKPLPRDIMHAAVLRASNPLPYSWGNRERILSTACALISKYHHDRAKGVSISMNLDYGNNDRSYLFGRLLAVLEKAERSTFSREETREPNAMRLQNVFVNHPMSTWKILQEKLNPYFERMSPGSRYYYKELVSDIIDLITQHHSPEELNRPLEELYLIGYYLQRKELNQPKNNKEEQEI, from the coding sequence ATGAGAACGCTTTACCAAACCTATCAGGAGAATATCCATATGGCGGGGAAGCCGGTGGAGGGCGTGCCTCTGTCGCTGGTGGCCCATATGACCGCCAATGCCCAGATCGAAATCTCCATTGATTCCCAAGGCATTTTTTGTGGTGCTCATGACCTGACAAAGGAACAAGGTAAAACCATCATACCGGTAACAGAAGCCTCTGCTTCACGTTCCAGCGGGGATGCGCCCCACCCCTTGTGCGATACCCTATCCTACATTGCGGGGGATTTTGCCCAGTATCTTTCCGATTCCAAAGCGGCTGGCAAGGTGGAAAGAAAGTTTGAAAAGTATCTTGCCGCTTTAGAGGGCTGGGTGCAGTCCCCCTATACCCACCCAAAGATACAAGCCATTCACCGCTATATTGCTCAGAAGCAAATGGTACAGGATCTCATTGGCAGCGGTGTCTTAGAGGCTGCGGACGGCAAGCTGCTGGAGAAAAAGGTTTCGAGCACTGTTTATGAAAAAGCCTTGGTTCGGTTCCGGGTGATTGATAGCAGCCCCCAAGCCGTTTGGGAGGATGAAACACTGTTTGATTGTTATATCAAGTATTATGCCACCTCACAAGAGGGCAGAAGAGATATCTGCTACTTGAGCGGGGAAGAAGCGGTCATATCCGGCATTCACCCCAAGGGCATTGTGGCCGCCAGCTATGGGGCCAAGCTGATTTCGGCCAACGACAGCACGAACTTCACCTACCGGGGGCGTTTTGAAACGGCCGAGCAGGCTAGTGCCATCGGCTATGAGGCCACCCAGAAGGTACACAGCGCTCTCACATGGCTGGCCGCCCGTCAGGGCGTGGTTGCAGGCACTAAGGAAAAGCGTACCTACATTTGTTGGAATCCCAACGGCAAAAAGGTGCCCGATTTGGAAGACCCTTTTGGCCTTGAGGATGACAGCGAGCCTCGTTCCTATACCGAAGAAGAATATAAACAAAGGCTGATTGATGCCTTAAGCGGCTATCAAAACACACTGGAACACAACGATGAAATTGTAATTATGGGGCTGGATGCAGCTACAACCGGCCGGCTTTCCATCGTTTATTACAATGAGCTGAGAGGCTCGGATTTTTACAACCGCCTTATGGATTGGGGCCTGACCTGCCGTTGGTATTTTACGGCTTTTACAGCGGATAAAAAGCCCACTACCACCACACTCACGCCGCTGACCAAGCAGATTGTGCGCTGTGCTTTCGGCACCGAGCGGGGCCGCTTTCTTGAGACAGACGATAAGGTGATGAAAGAGCAGTATCAGCGCCTGATCTACTGCATGCTGGATCAAAAGCCGCTGCCCCGGGATATTATGCATGCGGCGGTTCTGCGGGCCTCCAACCCACTGCCCTATTCTTGGGGCAACCGTGAGCGGATTCTTTCCACAGCCTGTGCGCTGATTTCCAAATATCACCACGACAGAGCAAAAGGAGTGAGTATTAGCATGAATCTGGACTATGGCAACAACGACAGAAGTTATCTTTTCGGCAGGCTGTTGGCTGTGCTGGAAAAAGCGGAGCGCTCCACCTTTTCCAGAGAGGAAACACGAGAGCCCAACGCCATGCGCCTGCAAAACGTTTTTGTCAACCACCCTATGAGCACATGGAAAATATTGCAGGAAAAGCTGAACCCCTATTTTGAGCGGATGTCTCCCGGCTCAAGGTATTATTACAAGGAACTAGTATCTGATATCATAGATTTGATTACTCAGCACCACAGCCCGGAAGAACTGAACCGCCCCTTAGAAGAATTGTATTTAATCGGCTACTATTTGCAGCGCAAAGAACTCAACCAACCCAAAAACAACAAGGAGGAACAGGAGATATGA
- the cas1c gene encoding type I-C CRISPR-associated endonuclease Cas1c — translation MKKLLNTLYVTTENAYLALDGENVVIQCEGETLGRLPIHMIDGIMAFGYIGASPALMGKCAEMNKSLVFLKPSGRFLAKVTGKSYGNILLRRSQYRICDHEEQSLAIARNIISAKLANSNAVLSRAMRDHALRIDTEKFARIGEALQKGKVNAYHAQSAESLRGLEGECANLYFSVFDDMILQQKEDFSYRGRSRRPPMDYVNAMLSFSYSLLTSMCVSALESVGLDAYAGVFHTERPGRCSLALDILEEFRAPFADRFVLTAINKKSICGKDFVEKENGGILLTEDGRKKFLTLWQQKKKEELMHPFLQEKVEWGLLPYVQAMLLAKYIRGDLDEYPPFIWR, via the coding sequence ATGAAAAAGCTTTTAAATACCCTGTATGTCACCACAGAAAATGCTTATCTTGCGCTGGATGGAGAAAATGTGGTGATTCAATGCGAGGGCGAGACATTGGGGCGCCTGCCTATCCATATGATTGACGGTATCATGGCCTTTGGGTACATTGGCGCCAGCCCGGCCCTGATGGGCAAATGCGCCGAGATGAACAAGTCGCTGGTCTTTTTAAAGCCCAGTGGGCGTTTTCTGGCCAAGGTAACCGGAAAATCCTATGGAAATATCCTTTTGAGGCGCAGCCAGTACCGCATCTGTGACCACGAGGAGCAGTCTTTGGCCATTGCCCGGAACATCATTTCAGCAAAGCTTGCAAACTCCAATGCGGTTCTCAGCCGTGCAATGCGGGATCATGCCTTGCGCATTGATACCGAAAAATTTGCCCGGATTGGGGAAGCGCTTCAAAAAGGAAAGGTTAACGCTTATCATGCCCAGAGTGCTGAAAGTCTACGGGGATTAGAGGGAGAGTGCGCCAACCTCTATTTCTCGGTGTTTGATGATATGATTTTGCAGCAGAAGGAGGATTTCAGTTACAGGGGCCGTTCTCGCCGCCCTCCTATGGATTATGTAAATGCCATGCTTTCCTTTTCTTACAGCCTGCTGACCTCGATGTGTGTCAGTGCGCTTGAATCGGTGGGGCTGGATGCTTATGCAGGTGTTTTCCATACCGAGAGGCCGGGGCGGTGCTCTCTGGCGCTGGACATATTGGAAGAATTCCGTGCTCCTTTTGCAGACCGCTTTGTGTTAACAGCTATCAACAAAAAAAGCATCTGTGGGAAAGATTTTGTAGAAAAGGAGAACGGCGGCATCTTGCTGACCGAGGATGGCCGTAAAAAGTTTCTCACCCTTTGGCAGCAAAAAAAGAAGGAAGAGCTTATGCATCCTTTTTTGCAGGAAAAGGTAGAATGGGGCCTTTTGCCCTATGTACAGGCTATGCTGCTGGCCAAATATATACGGGGCGATCTCGATGAATATCCTCCGTTTATATGGAGGTGA
- the cas7c gene encoding type I-C CRISPR-associated protein Cas7/Csd2, with the protein MKALENKIDFVVLVSVAHANPNGDPLNGNRPRTTYTGNGEISDVCIKRKLRNRLQDLGEGIFVQSDERSDDGFTSLSQRASQTITAFTSKEDYAAQACKKWFDVRAFGQVFAYKKGKDKDGVSVGVRGPVSLHQALSVSPVDINSMQITKSVNSEPTEDGKKSSDTMGAKHMVEFGLYKIKGAINVQLAEKTGFTEEDADQIKECLRTLFINDSSSARPDGSMEVIRLYWWKHNNKIGQYSSAKVHNSIQIAPKDGVAYPKSPEDYNIQLLPLEGLEPEIIDGI; encoded by the coding sequence ATGAAGGCCCTTGAAAACAAGATTGATTTTGTGGTTCTGGTGTCCGTTGCCCACGCCAACCCCAACGGTGACCCCCTCAACGGCAACCGCCCCCGCACCACCTACACCGGCAACGGCGAAATCTCCGATGTGTGCATCAAGAGAAAGCTGCGCAACCGGTTGCAGGATTTAGGCGAAGGCATTTTTGTTCAATCCGATGAGCGTTCTGACGATGGATTCACCAGCCTGAGCCAGCGTGCCTCCCAGACCATTACCGCCTTCACATCAAAGGAGGATTACGCTGCCCAAGCCTGCAAGAAATGGTTTGATGTCCGGGCCTTTGGGCAGGTTTTCGCCTATAAAAAGGGCAAGGATAAGGATGGAGTTTCGGTGGGTGTCCGGGGGCCTGTCTCCCTTCATCAGGCTCTGAGTGTTTCTCCCGTGGATATTAACAGCATGCAGATCACCAAGAGCGTGAACAGTGAGCCCACCGAGGATGGAAAGAAAAGCTCCGATACCATGGGTGCCAAGCATATGGTGGAGTTTGGGCTCTATAAAATCAAGGGTGCCATTAATGTGCAGCTGGCCGAGAAAACCGGCTTCACCGAGGAAGATGCGGATCAAATCAAGGAATGCCTGCGCACCCTTTTTATCAACGACAGCTCTTCCGCAAGGCCGGATGGCAGCATGGAGGTTATCCGCCTTTATTGGTGGAAGCACAACAATAAAATAGGGCAGTATTCCTCCGCCAAGGTACATAATTCCATCCAAATCGCCCCCAAGGATGGGGTGGCTTATCCCAAGTCCCCGGAGGATTACAACATCCAGCTGCTTCCTTTGGAAGGATTGGAGCCTGAGATCATTGATGGCATATGA
- the cas4 gene encoding CRISPR-associated protein Cas4 → MMAYEEEDFLMLSGIQHFAFCRRQWALIHIEQLWEENLRTVEGNLLHENCHDGYSYESRKDVIISRGMPIFSRTLGASGACDIVELRKSREGISLHGREGLYIPYPVEYKHGEPKDNDVDSLQLVAQAICLEEMLSCEISDGAIFYGKTKRRQKVVLTKELKEQVRSFFAEMHSYVQRGYVPKVKPTKSCHACSLKNLCLPKLCKIKSVRDYLEQNLGTQEAQP, encoded by the coding sequence TTGATGGCATATGAGGAAGAAGATTTTCTGATGCTCTCGGGCATACAGCATTTTGCCTTTTGCCGCCGCCAGTGGGCGCTGATTCATATTGAGCAGCTTTGGGAGGAAAACCTGCGTACCGTAGAGGGAAACCTTCTTCACGAAAACTGCCACGATGGCTATTCCTATGAAAGCCGCAAAGATGTGATCATTTCCCGGGGTATGCCGATTTTCTCCCGCACTTTAGGTGCAAGCGGTGCCTGTGATATTGTGGAGCTGAGAAAATCCCGTGAGGGAATCTCTCTCCACGGCCGTGAGGGCCTGTATATCCCGTATCCGGTGGAATATAAGCACGGGGAGCCTAAAGACAACGACGTTGATAGTCTCCAGCTGGTGGCACAGGCAATCTGTCTGGAGGAAATGCTCAGCTGTGAAATCAGCGATGGTGCCATTTTTTACGGTAAAACGAAGAGGCGGCAAAAGGTTGTGCTGACCAAGGAGCTTAAAGAGCAGGTGAGGTCTTTCTTTGCAGAAATGCACAGCTATGTTCAGCGTGGATATGTCCCCAAAGTGAAGCCCACCAAAAGCTGCCATGCCTGTTCCCTCAAAAATCTTTGCCTGCCCAAGCTGTGCAAAATCAAATCGGTTCGTGACTATCTGGAGCAGAATCTTGGCACTCAGGAGGCGCAGCCATGA
- the cas5c gene encoding type I-C CRISPR-associated protein Cas5c, with the protein MQHQNIVEFEVSGDYALFSDPITRVGGEKFTYQVPTYEAIKGVLHSIYWKPTLIWVIDAVRVMNQIQTETKGIRPIKYNGGNDLSYYTYLKDCKYQVKAHFIWNENRPELLHDRNENKHHNIAKRMIERGGRRDVFLGTRECQAYVEPCTFGEGESFYENTPQLNFGVMYHGITYADEAYSEETQGNMTVRLWRAVMEQGVLSFTPPEQCIHRPVREMQIKPFGEKLGNFSPIESEVV; encoded by the coding sequence TTGCAGCATCAAAACATTGTGGAGTTTGAAGTCAGCGGAGATTATGCCTTGTTTTCAGACCCCATTACAAGGGTGGGCGGTGAAAAGTTTACCTATCAAGTTCCCACCTATGAGGCGATCAAAGGTGTTCTGCATAGCATTTATTGGAAGCCTACACTGATCTGGGTAATTGATGCGGTTCGGGTTATGAACCAGATTCAAACCGAGACCAAAGGCATTCGCCCCATTAAATACAACGGGGGAAATGACCTTTCTTATTACACTTACTTAAAAGACTGCAAATATCAGGTAAAAGCACACTTTATCTGGAATGAAAACCGCCCGGAGCTCCTGCATGACCGCAATGAGAACAAGCACCACAACATTGCCAAGCGCATGATTGAGCGGGGGGGCCGACGGGATGTTTTTCTGGGTACCCGGGAATGTCAGGCCTATGTGGAGCCCTGCACCTTTGGCGAGGGCGAAAGCTTTTATGAAAACACCCCCCAGCTTAATTTTGGCGTGATGTATCACGGCATTACCTATGCAGACGAAGCCTATTCGGAAGAAACACAAGGCAACATGACTGTGCGGTTGTGGCGTGCGGTTATGGAGCAAGGTGTTCTTTCCTTCACTCCGCCGGAGCAGTGCATCCACCGCCCTGTGCGAGAAATGCAGATCAAGCCCTTTGGCGAAAAACTGGGTAATTTTTCACCCATTGAGTCGGAGGTGGTTTAA
- the cas2 gene encoding CRISPR-associated endonuclease Cas2, giving the protein MLVLITYDVNTQDAQGSRRLRKVSKVCVNYGQRVQNSVFECLLSPAELCVVKSQLFSILDGTKDSLRIYNLGNSYKTRIEHYGAKQTYSPEEPMIF; this is encoded by the coding sequence ATGCTGGTGCTTATAACGTATGATGTAAATACCCAAGATGCACAGGGCAGCAGACGGCTGCGTAAGGTTTCAAAGGTCTGTGTCAACTACGGCCAGCGGGTGCAAAATTCTGTCTTTGAATGCCTGCTTTCGCCTGCTGAGCTGTGTGTAGTGAAAAGCCAATTGTTCAGCATTCTGGATGGAACCAAGGATAGCCTGCGAATTTATAACCTTGGCAACAGTTATAAAACACGCATTGAGCATTATGGCGCCAAGCAAACCTATTCCCCGGAAGAACCAATGATTTTTTAG